One genomic segment of Bombus vancouverensis nearcticus chromosome 11, iyBomVanc1_principal, whole genome shotgun sequence includes these proteins:
- the LOC117154889 gene encoding uncharacterized protein LOC117154889 isoform X2 yields MESMDARLVAQALNYHGQQLQKVWEGERNENELAMLNLKEPNFEIYQQRQKTLSFGDRGKRLKLQQFLAKKADALYDKSNLEKTVEPIKQELGDEEFYATMPGLDTFVTMEKSQRIRNFLESLVIGDVIYAQVMGKSAAGLLLKVLCNCSDCPRVVTDLGVKALILNTATVPAVDKKGVTRGYMANDLICVVVSEVNVEAERVVAVMNVPAREGQAPHPPMGLIHSDDLPEAYKKAMDNKGQSYEAMLENSTGFNNPNNIKYLCDLMGLGQENHSNMVGLRERFPPNEYASELRQAQASKWAFRSVAEGIDHFKAGRHTEAFQCLNKALTVDPRNVEGLVARGALFANSGSFKKAIDDFETALKLNQTHTNARKYMAETLVALGRSYEDEKKYEEAQKAYENCLAIAPFHEEARNSIEYIKSKTLTSSLNPLDTFKSFETENDVGENKKEKKKRKKERKSRSKKRQRWSSSSSSSSSGSSSSSSSESSSSSSSASSRSASRSPSRKRKHKKDHRGSLSPLSKRMAQYNNPPAATTAAHDVIAPVSYSSNTRDKMDDYEIKVRKFLEQTKDDSDYEDKVRKFLEETARWKREREKEKKHSESEKMKKKKKKEKKGKDKEKEDKKSRKKKKKEERKKRKNKDKLERDLEALKKSSLPDLEQLESKLNAYYAKVEKETAVLKSNAEKLAESSRREEELRRERERERDEASKAYHEREARIPMTAQQRKEIQRKPLTDIFEQESQLIHPEPKLPTLDTAALNAKWKAAQAARQKDVLPQKWQDVPVENKKMQSNVDSDEDDDNELEEKLQRAALEKSMNIRKQMQRELAEKRAAAAQPMSAPTPPPLPKEPPMPKQAPVKYPTPQPQNKFQSYKDPSISATQTTPTKFSSNNNLGGKFQPIGQSGNSGAGHPPEPPRPPPPTKNQNQAKGPRTDSDSETERQHRQTPKKRESTGRGGAVSKRMSRDRPAKRSRSRSRSASSSGSSRSRSPRRSRSRSYSNRRSGSYERKYSRSPSGTYSRSRSRSRSRSYTRSRSRSRSGDRSYYRKRQFRPYNNRGTYYKPRFQGFNNPNHRGGGNNFQNRNRFYNNQHNNRFGNRRGGGFNNRGGGRGRGGNRGGRFFHGKQGFRDFRDRRDFRDRRAASRDRYSDRSYSPDPMRKVDEAKEKINKMLEGGDDVMEHQQGGGGSNVPPSKRQDGPLSEGEERDDDDYERWGEGEGGDTANKNEVGPVDDNLEGKEYFIERMKQRSKNVLMQRTLAAKVW; encoded by the exons ATGGAGTCAATGGATGCGCGTCTTGTGGCGCAAGCATTGAACTACCATGGCCAACAGTTGCAGAAAGTGTGGGAAGGAGAACGCAACGAGAACGAGCTGGCCATGCTCAATCTCAAGGAACCAAACTTTGAAATCTATCAACAACGTCAAAAGACTCTGAG TTTTGGTGATAGAGGAAAGAGGCTAAAGCTACAACAGTTCCTTGCAAAGAAAGCAGATGCTCTTTACGATAAATCAAATTTGGAGAAAACAGTTGAACCTATCAAGCAAGAATTGGGAGATGAAG AATTTTATGCAACAATGCCAGGCCTTGATACTTTTGTCACCATGGAGAAATCTCAACGTATTCGAAATTTTTTGGAG agTTTGGTCATTGGAGATGTTATTTACGCGCAAGTGATGGGTAAAAGTGCTGCTGGACTTCTTCTGAAGGTGCTTTGCAACTGCAGCGATTGCCCCAGAGTTGTTACTGATTTAGGAGTTAAG gCTCTAATATTGAACACGGCCACAGTGCCGGCGGTGGACAAGAAAGGTGTAACAAGAGGCTACATGGCAAATGATCTCATCTGCGTCGTAGTCAGTGAAGTTAACGTTGAAGCCGAGCGAGTTGTTGCAGTTATGAACGTACCTGCCCGTGAAGGGCAAGCACCGCACCCACCTATGGGACTTATCCATTCTGATGATCTTCCAGAAGCTTATaa GAAAGCAATGGACAACAAAGGACAGTCTTACGAAGCGATGTTGGAGAATAGTACTGGCTTCAACAACCCAAACAACATTAAATATCTTTGCGACTTGATGGGTCTCGGTCAAGAAAACCATTCCAATATGGTTGGTTTGAG AGAAAGGTTCCCACCCAATGAATATGCATCCGAATTAAGACAAGCACAGGCCAGTAAGTGGGCATTCCGAAGCGTAGCCGAAGGTATAGATCATTTCAAGGCTGGGCGTCATACAGAAGCCTTCCAGTGTCTCAATAAGGCACTTACCGTAGACCCACGAAACGTCGAAGGATTAGTAGCACGTGGAGCATT ATTCGCTAATAGCGGTAGTTTCAAGAAAGCGATCGATGATTTTGAAACAGCATTGAAGCTGAATCAAACTCATACGAACGCTCGCAAATACATGGCCGAGACTCTCGTTGCTCTAGGCCGAAGTTACGAAGATGAGAAGAAGTACGAAGAAGCTCAAAAGGCATATGAAAATTGCTTGGCAATTGCTCCATTCCACGAAGAAGCGAGAAACTCTATCGAATACATCAAGTCTAAGACATTAACATCTTCTTTGAATCCTTTGGATACATTCAAGAGTTTCGAAACTGAAAATGATGTcggggaaaataagaaagagaagaagaaacgcAAGAAGGAGAGAAAGTCACGCTCGAAGAAGAGACAGAGATGGAGTTCGAGTTCCAGTTCGTCATCGAGCGGTTCTTCGAGTTCCTCCAGCTCTGAGTCCAGCAGTTCTTCTTCATCCGCAAGTTCGCGATCAGCATCTCGATCACCTAGTCGCAAGCGGAAACATAAGAAGGATCATCGCGGCTCACTTTCACCTCTCAGCAAACGGATGGCTCAATACAACAACCCACCAGCTGCTACCACAGCTGCACATGATGTAATCGCCCCAGTATCTTACAGTTCAAATACTCGAGATAAGATGGACGATTACGAGATAAAAGTACGAAAATTCTTGGAACAGACGAAAGATGATTCCGATTATGAAGATAAA GTAAGGAAATTCCTGGAAGAAACAGCTAGAtggaagagagaaagggagaaggaaAAGAAACATTCAGAAAgtgaaaaaatgaagaaaaagaagaagaaagagaagaaaggaaaagacaaAGAGAAAGAGGACAAGAAAagcaggaagaagaaaaagaaagaagaaaggaagaaacgcAAAAACAAAGACAAGCTCGAACGAGATTTAGAAGCCTTAAAAAAATCTTCATTGCCGGATTTAGAACAATTGGAATCAAAACTGAATGCGTATTATGCAAAAGTTGAAAAAGAGACTGCCGTCTTGAAAAG CAACGCGGAGAAGCTCGCTGAAAGTTCACGAAGGGAGGAAGAGCTGcgcagagagagagaaagggaaagagatgAGGCTTCAAAGGCGTATCACGAACGGGAAGCTAGAATACCAATGACTGCACAGCAACGTAAAG AAATTCAGAGAAAACCACTGACAGACATTTTTGAACAAGAGTCGCAACTGATTCATCCTGAACCGAAATTACCTACTCTCGACACTGCTGCATTAAATGCGAAATGGAAAGCTGCACAAGCCGCTAG GCAAAAGGATGTTCTCCCACAAAAGTGGCAAGATGTACCGGTAGAGAACAAAAAGATGCAATCCAATGTAGATAGTGACGAAGACGATGATAACGAGCTAGAGGAGAAACTGCAGCGAGCAGCATTGGAAAAATCCATGAATATACGGAAGCAAATGCAGCGTGAACTCGCAGAGAAGAGAGCAGCAGCTGCTCAGCCCATGTCCGCACCAACTCCGCCGCCATTACCCAAAGAACCTCCGATGCCTAAGCAAGCGCCAGTCAAGTATCCTACACCACAACCACAGAACAAATTTCAGTCGTATAAGGATCCTTCTATATCTGCAACGCAAACAACACCGACGAAGTTTAGTTCTAATAACAATCTTGGTGGCAAATTCCAGCCGATTGGACAAAGTGGTAATAGCGGTGCTGGTCATCCACCAGAACCACCACGTCCGCCTCCACCAACGAAGAACCAGAATCAGGCTAAGGGTCCCAGAACAGATTCTGATAGCGAGACCGAAAGGCAACACAGACAAACCCCTAAGAAACGCGAATCTACTGGCAGGGGAGGAGCTGTATCTAAACGAATGAGTAGAGATCGTCCAGCGAAACGGTCGCGCAGCAGATCGCGCAGTGCCTCTAGTTCAGGCTCTTCGAGGTCACGTTCACCCAGAAGAAGTCGTTCACGATCGTACTCGAATCGAAGATCTGGAAGTTACGAGAGAAAATACAGTCGATCTCCGTCGGGTACTTACAGTAGATCACGCTCTAGATCACGTTCCCGATCTTATACCAGGAGTCGTAGTCGCAGTAGGTCTGGAGACAGGAGTTACTATCGCAAGAGACAATTCCGACCATACAATAATCGAGGCACTTACTATAAGCCCCGTTTCCAGGGCTTCAATAATCCAAACCATCGTGGCGGTGGTAACAATTTCCAAAATCGTAatcggttctataataatcaaCACAATAATCGCTTTGGCAATAGACGTGGCGGTGGTTTCAATAATCGTGGTGGTGGACGCGGACGTGGTGGTAATCGTGGCGGTAGATTTTTCCACGGTAAGCAGGGCTTCCGCGACTTCCGAGATAGGCGAGACTTCAGAGACCGGCGTGCCGCTTCTCGCGATAGATACAGCGATCGCAGCTACTCACCTGATCCGATGAGAAAAGTGGACGAAGCAAAAGAAAAGATCAACAAGATGCTCGAGGGCGGAGATGACGTGATGGAGCATCAGCAAGGTGGTGGAGGATCGAATGTTCCTCCTAGTAAAAGACAAGATGGACCTTTAAGCGAGGGTGAAGAGAGGGACGACGATGACTACGAGAGGTGGGGAGAGGGCGAGGGGGGCGACACAGCTAACAAG AATGAGGTTGGACCTGTCGACGATAACCTGGAAGGCAAGGAGTACTTCATTGAGCGCATGAAGCAGCGAAGCAAGAATGTTTTAATGCAGAGAACCCTTGCTGCTAAGGTTTGGTAG
- the LOC117154889 gene encoding uncharacterized protein LOC117154889 isoform X1, with protein sequence MESMDARLVAQALNYHGQQLQKVWEGERNENELAMLNLKEPNFEIYQQRQKTLSFGDRGKRLKLQQFLAKKADALYDKSNLEKTVEPIKQELGDEEFYATMPGLDTFVTMEKSQRIRNFLESLVIGDVIYAQVMGKSAAGLLLKVLCNCSDCPRVVTDLGVKALILNTATVPAVDKKGVTRGYMANDLICVVVSEVNVEAERVVAVMNVPAREGQAPHPPMGLIHSDDLPEAYKKAMDNKGQSYEAMLENSTGFNNPNNIKYLCDLMGLGQENHSNMVGLRERFPPNEYASELRQAQASKWAFRSVAEGIDHFKAGRHTEAFQCLNKALTVDPRNVEGLVARGALFANSGSFKKAIDDFETALKLNQTHTNARKYMAETLVALGRSYEDEKKYEEAQKAYENCLAIAPFHEEARNSIEYIKSKTLTSSLNPLDTFKSFETENDVGENKKEKKKRKKERKSRSKKRQRWSSSSSSSSSGSSSSSSSESSSSSSSASSRSASRSPSRKRKHKKDHRGSLSPLSKRMAQYNNPPAATTAAHDVIAPVSYSSNTRDKMDDYEIKVRKFLEQTKDDSDYEDKVRKFLEETARWKREREKEKKHSESEKMKKKKKKEKKGKDKEKEDKKSRKKKKKEERKKRKNKDKLERDLEALKKSSLPDLEQLESKLNAYYAKVEKETAVLKRYVAQYNDIASPLSNAEKLAESSRREEELRRERERERDEASKAYHEREARIPMTAQQRKEIQRKPLTDIFEQESQLIHPEPKLPTLDTAALNAKWKAAQAARQKDVLPQKWQDVPVENKKMQSNVDSDEDDDNELEEKLQRAALEKSMNIRKQMQRELAEKRAAAAQPMSAPTPPPLPKEPPMPKQAPVKYPTPQPQNKFQSYKDPSISATQTTPTKFSSNNNLGGKFQPIGQSGNSGAGHPPEPPRPPPPTKNQNQAKGPRTDSDSETERQHRQTPKKRESTGRGGAVSKRMSRDRPAKRSRSRSRSASSSGSSRSRSPRRSRSRSYSNRRSGSYERKYSRSPSGTYSRSRSRSRSRSYTRSRSRSRSGDRSYYRKRQFRPYNNRGTYYKPRFQGFNNPNHRGGGNNFQNRNRFYNNQHNNRFGNRRGGGFNNRGGGRGRGGNRGGRFFHGKQGFRDFRDRRDFRDRRAASRDRYSDRSYSPDPMRKVDEAKEKINKMLEGGDDVMEHQQGGGGSNVPPSKRQDGPLSEGEERDDDDYERWGEGEGGDTANKNEVGPVDDNLEGKEYFIERMKQRSKNVLMQRTLAAKVW encoded by the exons ATGGAGTCAATGGATGCGCGTCTTGTGGCGCAAGCATTGAACTACCATGGCCAACAGTTGCAGAAAGTGTGGGAAGGAGAACGCAACGAGAACGAGCTGGCCATGCTCAATCTCAAGGAACCAAACTTTGAAATCTATCAACAACGTCAAAAGACTCTGAG TTTTGGTGATAGAGGAAAGAGGCTAAAGCTACAACAGTTCCTTGCAAAGAAAGCAGATGCTCTTTACGATAAATCAAATTTGGAGAAAACAGTTGAACCTATCAAGCAAGAATTGGGAGATGAAG AATTTTATGCAACAATGCCAGGCCTTGATACTTTTGTCACCATGGAGAAATCTCAACGTATTCGAAATTTTTTGGAG agTTTGGTCATTGGAGATGTTATTTACGCGCAAGTGATGGGTAAAAGTGCTGCTGGACTTCTTCTGAAGGTGCTTTGCAACTGCAGCGATTGCCCCAGAGTTGTTACTGATTTAGGAGTTAAG gCTCTAATATTGAACACGGCCACAGTGCCGGCGGTGGACAAGAAAGGTGTAACAAGAGGCTACATGGCAAATGATCTCATCTGCGTCGTAGTCAGTGAAGTTAACGTTGAAGCCGAGCGAGTTGTTGCAGTTATGAACGTACCTGCCCGTGAAGGGCAAGCACCGCACCCACCTATGGGACTTATCCATTCTGATGATCTTCCAGAAGCTTATaa GAAAGCAATGGACAACAAAGGACAGTCTTACGAAGCGATGTTGGAGAATAGTACTGGCTTCAACAACCCAAACAACATTAAATATCTTTGCGACTTGATGGGTCTCGGTCAAGAAAACCATTCCAATATGGTTGGTTTGAG AGAAAGGTTCCCACCCAATGAATATGCATCCGAATTAAGACAAGCACAGGCCAGTAAGTGGGCATTCCGAAGCGTAGCCGAAGGTATAGATCATTTCAAGGCTGGGCGTCATACAGAAGCCTTCCAGTGTCTCAATAAGGCACTTACCGTAGACCCACGAAACGTCGAAGGATTAGTAGCACGTGGAGCATT ATTCGCTAATAGCGGTAGTTTCAAGAAAGCGATCGATGATTTTGAAACAGCATTGAAGCTGAATCAAACTCATACGAACGCTCGCAAATACATGGCCGAGACTCTCGTTGCTCTAGGCCGAAGTTACGAAGATGAGAAGAAGTACGAAGAAGCTCAAAAGGCATATGAAAATTGCTTGGCAATTGCTCCATTCCACGAAGAAGCGAGAAACTCTATCGAATACATCAAGTCTAAGACATTAACATCTTCTTTGAATCCTTTGGATACATTCAAGAGTTTCGAAACTGAAAATGATGTcggggaaaataagaaagagaagaagaaacgcAAGAAGGAGAGAAAGTCACGCTCGAAGAAGAGACAGAGATGGAGTTCGAGTTCCAGTTCGTCATCGAGCGGTTCTTCGAGTTCCTCCAGCTCTGAGTCCAGCAGTTCTTCTTCATCCGCAAGTTCGCGATCAGCATCTCGATCACCTAGTCGCAAGCGGAAACATAAGAAGGATCATCGCGGCTCACTTTCACCTCTCAGCAAACGGATGGCTCAATACAACAACCCACCAGCTGCTACCACAGCTGCACATGATGTAATCGCCCCAGTATCTTACAGTTCAAATACTCGAGATAAGATGGACGATTACGAGATAAAAGTACGAAAATTCTTGGAACAGACGAAAGATGATTCCGATTATGAAGATAAA GTAAGGAAATTCCTGGAAGAAACAGCTAGAtggaagagagaaagggagaaggaaAAGAAACATTCAGAAAgtgaaaaaatgaagaaaaagaagaagaaagagaagaaaggaaaagacaaAGAGAAAGAGGACAAGAAAagcaggaagaagaaaaagaaagaagaaaggaagaaacgcAAAAACAAAGACAAGCTCGAACGAGATTTAGAAGCCTTAAAAAAATCTTCATTGCCGGATTTAGAACAATTGGAATCAAAACTGAATGCGTATTATGCAAAAGTTGAAAAAGAGACTGCCGTCTTGAAAAG GTATGTAGCTCAGTATAATGACATAGCTTCCCCTCTTAGCAACGCGGAGAAGCTCGCTGAAAGTTCACGAAGGGAGGAAGAGCTGcgcagagagagagaaagggaaagagatgAGGCTTCAAAGGCGTATCACGAACGGGAAGCTAGAATACCAATGACTGCACAGCAACGTAAAG AAATTCAGAGAAAACCACTGACAGACATTTTTGAACAAGAGTCGCAACTGATTCATCCTGAACCGAAATTACCTACTCTCGACACTGCTGCATTAAATGCGAAATGGAAAGCTGCACAAGCCGCTAG GCAAAAGGATGTTCTCCCACAAAAGTGGCAAGATGTACCGGTAGAGAACAAAAAGATGCAATCCAATGTAGATAGTGACGAAGACGATGATAACGAGCTAGAGGAGAAACTGCAGCGAGCAGCATTGGAAAAATCCATGAATATACGGAAGCAAATGCAGCGTGAACTCGCAGAGAAGAGAGCAGCAGCTGCTCAGCCCATGTCCGCACCAACTCCGCCGCCATTACCCAAAGAACCTCCGATGCCTAAGCAAGCGCCAGTCAAGTATCCTACACCACAACCACAGAACAAATTTCAGTCGTATAAGGATCCTTCTATATCTGCAACGCAAACAACACCGACGAAGTTTAGTTCTAATAACAATCTTGGTGGCAAATTCCAGCCGATTGGACAAAGTGGTAATAGCGGTGCTGGTCATCCACCAGAACCACCACGTCCGCCTCCACCAACGAAGAACCAGAATCAGGCTAAGGGTCCCAGAACAGATTCTGATAGCGAGACCGAAAGGCAACACAGACAAACCCCTAAGAAACGCGAATCTACTGGCAGGGGAGGAGCTGTATCTAAACGAATGAGTAGAGATCGTCCAGCGAAACGGTCGCGCAGCAGATCGCGCAGTGCCTCTAGTTCAGGCTCTTCGAGGTCACGTTCACCCAGAAGAAGTCGTTCACGATCGTACTCGAATCGAAGATCTGGAAGTTACGAGAGAAAATACAGTCGATCTCCGTCGGGTACTTACAGTAGATCACGCTCTAGATCACGTTCCCGATCTTATACCAGGAGTCGTAGTCGCAGTAGGTCTGGAGACAGGAGTTACTATCGCAAGAGACAATTCCGACCATACAATAATCGAGGCACTTACTATAAGCCCCGTTTCCAGGGCTTCAATAATCCAAACCATCGTGGCGGTGGTAACAATTTCCAAAATCGTAatcggttctataataatcaaCACAATAATCGCTTTGGCAATAGACGTGGCGGTGGTTTCAATAATCGTGGTGGTGGACGCGGACGTGGTGGTAATCGTGGCGGTAGATTTTTCCACGGTAAGCAGGGCTTCCGCGACTTCCGAGATAGGCGAGACTTCAGAGACCGGCGTGCCGCTTCTCGCGATAGATACAGCGATCGCAGCTACTCACCTGATCCGATGAGAAAAGTGGACGAAGCAAAAGAAAAGATCAACAAGATGCTCGAGGGCGGAGATGACGTGATGGAGCATCAGCAAGGTGGTGGAGGATCGAATGTTCCTCCTAGTAAAAGACAAGATGGACCTTTAAGCGAGGGTGAAGAGAGGGACGACGATGACTACGAGAGGTGGGGAGAGGGCGAGGGGGGCGACACAGCTAACAAG AATGAGGTTGGACCTGTCGACGATAACCTGGAAGGCAAGGAGTACTTCATTGAGCGCATGAAGCAGCGAAGCAAGAATGTTTTAATGCAGAGAACCCTTGCTGCTAAGGTTTGGTAG
- the LOC117154889 gene encoding uncharacterized protein LOC117154889 isoform X3 → MDNKGQSYEAMLENSTGFNNPNNIKYLCDLMGLGQENHSNMVGLRERFPPNEYASELRQAQASKWAFRSVAEGIDHFKAGRHTEAFQCLNKALTVDPRNVEGLVARGALFANSGSFKKAIDDFETALKLNQTHTNARKYMAETLVALGRSYEDEKKYEEAQKAYENCLAIAPFHEEARNSIEYIKSKTLTSSLNPLDTFKSFETENDVGENKKEKKKRKKERKSRSKKRQRWSSSSSSSSSGSSSSSSSESSSSSSSASSRSASRSPSRKRKHKKDHRGSLSPLSKRMAQYNNPPAATTAAHDVIAPVSYSSNTRDKMDDYEIKVRKFLEQTKDDSDYEDKVRKFLEETARWKREREKEKKHSESEKMKKKKKKEKKGKDKEKEDKKSRKKKKKEERKKRKNKDKLERDLEALKKSSLPDLEQLESKLNAYYAKVEKETAVLKRYVAQYNDIASPLSNAEKLAESSRREEELRRERERERDEASKAYHEREARIPMTAQQRKEIQRKPLTDIFEQESQLIHPEPKLPTLDTAALNAKWKAAQAARQKDVLPQKWQDVPVENKKMQSNVDSDEDDDNELEEKLQRAALEKSMNIRKQMQRELAEKRAAAAQPMSAPTPPPLPKEPPMPKQAPVKYPTPQPQNKFQSYKDPSISATQTTPTKFSSNNNLGGKFQPIGQSGNSGAGHPPEPPRPPPPTKNQNQAKGPRTDSDSETERQHRQTPKKRESTGRGGAVSKRMSRDRPAKRSRSRSRSASSSGSSRSRSPRRSRSRSYSNRRSGSYERKYSRSPSGTYSRSRSRSRSRSYTRSRSRSRSGDRSYYRKRQFRPYNNRGTYYKPRFQGFNNPNHRGGGNNFQNRNRFYNNQHNNRFGNRRGGGFNNRGGGRGRGGNRGGRFFHGKQGFRDFRDRRDFRDRRAASRDRYSDRSYSPDPMRKVDEAKEKINKMLEGGDDVMEHQQGGGGSNVPPSKRQDGPLSEGEERDDDDYERWGEGEGGDTANKNEVGPVDDNLEGKEYFIERMKQRSKNVLMQRTLAAKVW, encoded by the exons ATGGACAACAAAGGACAGTCTTACGAAGCGATGTTGGAGAATAGTACTGGCTTCAACAACCCAAACAACATTAAATATCTTTGCGACTTGATGGGTCTCGGTCAAGAAAACCATTCCAATATGGTTGGTTTGAG AGAAAGGTTCCCACCCAATGAATATGCATCCGAATTAAGACAAGCACAGGCCAGTAAGTGGGCATTCCGAAGCGTAGCCGAAGGTATAGATCATTTCAAGGCTGGGCGTCATACAGAAGCCTTCCAGTGTCTCAATAAGGCACTTACCGTAGACCCACGAAACGTCGAAGGATTAGTAGCACGTGGAGCATT ATTCGCTAATAGCGGTAGTTTCAAGAAAGCGATCGATGATTTTGAAACAGCATTGAAGCTGAATCAAACTCATACGAACGCTCGCAAATACATGGCCGAGACTCTCGTTGCTCTAGGCCGAAGTTACGAAGATGAGAAGAAGTACGAAGAAGCTCAAAAGGCATATGAAAATTGCTTGGCAATTGCTCCATTCCACGAAGAAGCGAGAAACTCTATCGAATACATCAAGTCTAAGACATTAACATCTTCTTTGAATCCTTTGGATACATTCAAGAGTTTCGAAACTGAAAATGATGTcggggaaaataagaaagagaagaagaaacgcAAGAAGGAGAGAAAGTCACGCTCGAAGAAGAGACAGAGATGGAGTTCGAGTTCCAGTTCGTCATCGAGCGGTTCTTCGAGTTCCTCCAGCTCTGAGTCCAGCAGTTCTTCTTCATCCGCAAGTTCGCGATCAGCATCTCGATCACCTAGTCGCAAGCGGAAACATAAGAAGGATCATCGCGGCTCACTTTCACCTCTCAGCAAACGGATGGCTCAATACAACAACCCACCAGCTGCTACCACAGCTGCACATGATGTAATCGCCCCAGTATCTTACAGTTCAAATACTCGAGATAAGATGGACGATTACGAGATAAAAGTACGAAAATTCTTGGAACAGACGAAAGATGATTCCGATTATGAAGATAAA GTAAGGAAATTCCTGGAAGAAACAGCTAGAtggaagagagaaagggagaaggaaAAGAAACATTCAGAAAgtgaaaaaatgaagaaaaagaagaagaaagagaagaaaggaaaagacaaAGAGAAAGAGGACAAGAAAagcaggaagaagaaaaagaaagaagaaaggaagaaacgcAAAAACAAAGACAAGCTCGAACGAGATTTAGAAGCCTTAAAAAAATCTTCATTGCCGGATTTAGAACAATTGGAATCAAAACTGAATGCGTATTATGCAAAAGTTGAAAAAGAGACTGCCGTCTTGAAAAG GTATGTAGCTCAGTATAATGACATAGCTTCCCCTCTTAGCAACGCGGAGAAGCTCGCTGAAAGTTCACGAAGGGAGGAAGAGCTGcgcagagagagagaaagggaaagagatgAGGCTTCAAAGGCGTATCACGAACGGGAAGCTAGAATACCAATGACTGCACAGCAACGTAAAG AAATTCAGAGAAAACCACTGACAGACATTTTTGAACAAGAGTCGCAACTGATTCATCCTGAACCGAAATTACCTACTCTCGACACTGCTGCATTAAATGCGAAATGGAAAGCTGCACAAGCCGCTAG GCAAAAGGATGTTCTCCCACAAAAGTGGCAAGATGTACCGGTAGAGAACAAAAAGATGCAATCCAATGTAGATAGTGACGAAGACGATGATAACGAGCTAGAGGAGAAACTGCAGCGAGCAGCATTGGAAAAATCCATGAATATACGGAAGCAAATGCAGCGTGAACTCGCAGAGAAGAGAGCAGCAGCTGCTCAGCCCATGTCCGCACCAACTCCGCCGCCATTACCCAAAGAACCTCCGATGCCTAAGCAAGCGCCAGTCAAGTATCCTACACCACAACCACAGAACAAATTTCAGTCGTATAAGGATCCTTCTATATCTGCAACGCAAACAACACCGACGAAGTTTAGTTCTAATAACAATCTTGGTGGCAAATTCCAGCCGATTGGACAAAGTGGTAATAGCGGTGCTGGTCATCCACCAGAACCACCACGTCCGCCTCCACCAACGAAGAACCAGAATCAGGCTAAGGGTCCCAGAACAGATTCTGATAGCGAGACCGAAAGGCAACACAGACAAACCCCTAAGAAACGCGAATCTACTGGCAGGGGAGGAGCTGTATCTAAACGAATGAGTAGAGATCGTCCAGCGAAACGGTCGCGCAGCAGATCGCGCAGTGCCTCTAGTTCAGGCTCTTCGAGGTCACGTTCACCCAGAAGAAGTCGTTCACGATCGTACTCGAATCGAAGATCTGGAAGTTACGAGAGAAAATACAGTCGATCTCCGTCGGGTACTTACAGTAGATCACGCTCTAGATCACGTTCCCGATCTTATACCAGGAGTCGTAGTCGCAGTAGGTCTGGAGACAGGAGTTACTATCGCAAGAGACAATTCCGACCATACAATAATCGAGGCACTTACTATAAGCCCCGTTTCCAGGGCTTCAATAATCCAAACCATCGTGGCGGTGGTAACAATTTCCAAAATCGTAatcggttctataataatcaaCACAATAATCGCTTTGGCAATAGACGTGGCGGTGGTTTCAATAATCGTGGTGGTGGACGCGGACGTGGTGGTAATCGTGGCGGTAGATTTTTCCACGGTAAGCAGGGCTTCCGCGACTTCCGAGATAGGCGAGACTTCAGAGACCGGCGTGCCGCTTCTCGCGATAGATACAGCGATCGCAGCTACTCACCTGATCCGATGAGAAAAGTGGACGAAGCAAAAGAAAAGATCAACAAGATGCTCGAGGGCGGAGATGACGTGATGGAGCATCAGCAAGGTGGTGGAGGATCGAATGTTCCTCCTAGTAAAAGACAAGATGGACCTTTAAGCGAGGGTGAAGAGAGGGACGACGATGACTACGAGAGGTGGGGAGAGGGCGAGGGGGGCGACACAGCTAACAAG AATGAGGTTGGACCTGTCGACGATAACCTGGAAGGCAAGGAGTACTTCATTGAGCGCATGAAGCAGCGAAGCAAGAATGTTTTAATGCAGAGAACCCTTGCTGCTAAGGTTTGGTAG